Sequence from the Coleofasciculaceae cyanobacterium genome:
TTGAACGCCCGCGCGATCGCATTCAGATTATGGAAGATCCACTGTACTACAATCTGCGCAATCGCGCCCTAGAATTTCTCTACGATCGCTTTGCTCATGATGAAGCTTAAAGTAGTGGTCTGTCGATTTGTAATTGATAGGTTTAGATAAGCTATTAGCTTTTAGCTTTTCCTAAAGGACGACGCGGAGCTAGTGCTTTAGCATACCGCTACGCATATAGCTTTTAGCTTTTATAAGTTACCCAAACTCAATATTAGGATGAGCTAATTTAAAGCCAGCGTCTTTGATTTTTTGGTTAGAAAGCTTCATATTATAGGCGCGAGTAGAAGTTTGAGAACTATCCCAAGTAACTGGCGGCAAGTTGTAAGCCTCAAATAATCTCTGAAAAAATTCTTTGGTAGTCAAGAATTGATCGCTATTGAGATGATAAATTCCCTGTAACTGTTTGACTCTCGCAAAGTCGATCGCTCGCGCAATATCTTTTACGTGAACCCAATTAGTATAGTCTTTTCCTGTTCCTGGACGGGTTGTTCCTGCTACGCGCCTAAATATCTTAATTAATTCTCTTTTTGGTCCATATATTCCACTCAAACGAAGGATACAGGTTTTCATCTCTGTTTGAGGAACTGATAGCAATACTTGCTCTGTTTGGTGCAGAATTTCGCCAAACTCATCTTTGGGATTTACTGTAACAGTTTCATCGATAATATTGCCGCTTTGACAATTTATAATGCCATAGCTACTGGTATATATAAGTTGCTTAATTGATGGAGTAGCCCTAATTGCAGTCACGATATTCTGCGCCGTTGTTAAATAAGCTTGGCGATAGCCTTGGGGTGTGCGTTGCTTTGACCCTACGCTGAGAAGAACTACATCTCGATCTACTATTGCCTGTTTCAAACTTTCTAAATCGTTTCCGTTTAAAACAACTACTTTTGCAGCGATCGCCTGTAGCTCTGGTTTTTTATCTGGCGTAGTTGTGGTTACCGTTACGTCATGCCCA
This genomic interval carries:
- a CDS encoding NAD-dependent epimerase/dehydratase family protein; its protein translation is MKLAIIGCGYVGSAVSSLWQEAGHDVTVTTTTPDKKPELQAIAAKVVVLNGNDLESLKQAIVDRDVVLLSVGSKQRTPQGYRQAYLTTAQNIVTAIRATPSIKQLIYTSSYGIINCQSGNIIDETVTVNPKDEFGEILHQTEQVLLSVPQTEMKTCILRLSGIYGPKRELIKIFRRVAGTTRPGTGKDYTNWVHVKDIARAIDFARVKQLQGIYHLNSDQFLTTKEFFQRLFEAYNLPPVTWDSSQTSTRAYNMKLSNQKIKDAGFKLAHPNIEFG